In Hermetia illucens chromosome 5, iHerIll2.2.curated.20191125, whole genome shotgun sequence, a single window of DNA contains:
- the LOC119658158 gene encoding uncharacterized protein K02A2.6-like: MLERQLRDRFATGLNHPRLEVELKQRWPELKTFDDIEGIENEVSFAEVFKIALSRELAEKDIVESECAEVKKIVKRRSKIGKRIRILSEEQCLRCGARERHSKDNCKAANHNCEACGKRGHYGSCCIRKGRAKLIARDKKKQQRIYNVKNSDTSISSCEQVFKVMSAIAKKRNIDVKINGVTCTMDWDPGASVSIISTDFWKQIGSPTLKGKPKLLAYGNFDLPCQGEATVTVTLNKQTRSLKVVVVDNANPMLFGLEWNEAFNLPLPEPVYNVDRVNNHVQPTTKPLHQKLNDILEENKQLFEEGLGKINNYQVKIHVKETATPIHIPARLQQLGIISPVDPNETPIKWATPTVNVVKRNGNIRICGDFRVTLNPALVTIRHPVPTFENISQQLAKGEKYTKLDLRDAYLQFEISPESRKYLIISTHKGPDEDSHLRSLREVFKRLREAGFRIEKNKCSFFQDSIDYLGHQFNRKGIYPVGDKLIAIKNAAIPTNKKELRSFLGLVNFYEKFIPNLHGACSELHALTGTKSQWRWSIKEQKQFDNVRYMIASARHLTPYDHTKPLYLATNASDVGLGAVLYHQDEANNELPIAYASRKLNEAEQKYATIDKEALAIFFAVKKFDPYLRGTKFTLITDHKPLQHLLGDKRNLQKIPNNRLTRWALMLGAYNYDIQYRQGKYNILADCLSRLPNAHEAISEEAQKIHKIYAVIQTRKLDDIVLTEQELRKQTKHNLILRRVIELIERHWPDTKCINNELKPYYDKREELSYENGILMWQGRIIVPDSLQEVTLRHLHRGHPGIGSMRALARYYVWWPNIDKDVEHTVKSCMACQRQRPKQSELPICFWSLPDHCWQRLHVDFAGPFEGKMWIVLVDALSKWVEADVLYAATTRTLCEFLEEKFITFGYPEIIVSDNGSQFTSEEFRNYCQSHGIKHVTSSPYHPKTNGLAERFVRTFKERMKASEYDGLSQRQRLRTFLFTYRNTPHSFTGKAPSEFLLGRRLRTLFDNLKPNVRREMHFKHVKQNLQAEQSNREFQPAQPVFVKTDIEKMWEPANIVERTNRYSYRVRTKDGVERRRHADHIRERRVIPPSIDFRDVLDFKRNSFHYQSASPTANDEQEHQQSMQPAIPSHENGNMSEQGQHTEAQQIEHPVRRSQRLRNRPKRLGEEM, encoded by the exons ATGCTAGAACGTCAATTACGTGATCGGTTTGCAACGGGTCTCAACCATCCCCGACTTGAAGTGGAATTGAAACAAAGATGGCCAGAGCTAAAAACATTCGATGATATTGAAGGCATAGAAAACGAAGTGTCGTTCGCGGAAGTTTTCAAAATAGCGCTATCAAGAGAGTTGGCGGAAAAAGACATTGTAGAAAGTGAATGCGCGGAAGTGAAAAAGATAGTAAAACGTCGTTCGAAAATCGGTAAGCGGATCCGAATTTTGTCGGAAGAACAATGTTTAAGATGTGGTGCGCGTGAAAGACATTCAAAAGACAACTGCAAGGCGGCGAATCACAATTGTGAAGCGTGTGGCAAACGTGGACATTACGGGTCGTGCTGTATAAGAAAAGGCAGAGCTAAATTGATCGCGAgagacaaaaagaaacaacagcgtATTTACAACGTAAAAAATAGTGATACATCTATTTCGAGTTGTGAGCAAGTTTTTAAAGTAATGAGTGCCATTGCTAAGAAAAGAAACATTGACGTTAAGATAAACGGTGTCACGTGTACGATGGACTGGGATCCGGGCGCGTCAGTTTCCATTATAAGTACAGATTTTTGGAAACAGATCGGATCACCAACGCTTAAAGGGAAGCCAAAACTACTGGCTTATGGCAATTTCGATTTACCTTGCCAAGGGGAAGCTACAGTGACAGTGACGCTGAACAAGCAAACGCGATCTTTGAAAGTAGTCGTGGTGGACAACGCGAATCCAATGTTATTTGGCTTAGAGTGGAATGAAGCCTTCAATTTGCCACTGCCCGAACCAGTGTACAACGTAGATCGTGTCAACAACCACGTGCAGCCGACAACGAAACCACTGCATCAGAAGTTAAATGACATATTGGAAGAGAACAAGCAGCTATTCGAAGAAGGActgggaaaaataaataactaccAAGTTAAAATTCACGTAAAGGAAACAGCAACACCAATACATATTCCAGCCAG GTTACAGCAGCTTGGAATTATCTCACCTGTTGACCCCAACGAAACACCGATCAAATGGGCAACACCCACTGTCAACGTGGTTAAACGAAACGGAAATATACGTATTTGTGGTGATTTTCGTGTTACACTGAATCCAGCACTAGTAACAATACGACATCCAGTACCAACATTCGAAAACATCAGTCAGCAGCTTGCCAAGGGTGAGAAGTACACGAAATTAGATCTACGCGATGCCTATCTACAATTCGAGATTAGTCCAGAGTCAAGGAAATACCTAATCATATCCACACACAAAG GTCCAGATGAAGATAGCCATCTAAGGTCATTAAGAGAAGTTTTTAAACGTCTGCGTGAAGCTGGTTTTCGTATCGAAAAGAACAAATGTAGCTTTTTTCAAGACAGTATCGACTATTTGGGCCATCAATTCAACCGAAAAGGGATCTATCCAGTGGGAGACAAGCTGATAGCAATCAAAAATGCTGCAATACCCACTAACAAGAAGGAGTTACGATCTTTTCTGGGATTGGTCAATTTTTACGAGAAATTCATACCCAACTTACATGGAGCATGTTCCGAACTACACGCATTAACTGGTACAAAGTCGCAATGGCGATGGTCAATAAAGGAACAGAAACAATTTGATAATGTTAGATATATGATAGCTAGCGCCCGTCATCTAACTCCTTACGATCACACAAAACCGCTTTATTTGGCAACAAATGCATCCGATGTAGGCCTTGGTGCTGTTTTATATCATCAAGACGAGGCTAACAACGAGTTACCTATCGCCTacgcgtcacgaaaattgaacgAAGCAGAACAAAAATACGCTACCATTGACAAGGAGGCATTAGCAATATTTTTCGCCGTGAAGAAATTTGATCCATATTTACGTGGGACAAAGTTTACATTAATTACGGATCACAAGCCGCTTCAACACCTGTTGGGAGACAaacgaaatttgcaaaaaatcccAAACAACCGTCTGACGAGATGGGCACTAATGTTAGGTGCATACAATTACGATATACAGTATCGTCAAGGCAAATACAATATTCTAGCTGATTGCTTATCACGCTTACCAAACGCACATGAAGCAATTTCGGAGGAAGCGCAGaagattcataaaatttatgcGGTAATTCAAACACGGAAGCTTGATGATATTGTACTAACAGAACAGGAACTTAGGAAGCAGACGAAACATAACTTAATATTACGACGAGTAATTGAGTTAATTGAGCGTCACTGGCCAGACACGAAGTGTATCAACAACGAGCTGAAACCATACTACGACAAACGGGAGGAACTATCATACGAAAACGGTATTTTGATGTGGCAAGGACGAATTATCGTGCCCGATAGTCTTCAAGAAGTAACATTGAGGCATCTTCATAGAGGGCATCCAGGCATTGGCTCTATGCGTGCGTTAGCGAGGTACTATGTATGGTGGCCGAACATCGACAAGGACGTGGAACATACAGTGAAATCATGCATGGCATGTCAACGGCAACGCCCAAAACAATCTGAACTGCCAATCTGCTTTTGGTCCCTGCCAGATCATTGTTGGCAACGACTGCATGTGGACTTTGCAGGTCCCTTCGAAGGAAAAATGTGGATTGtgcttgttgatgctttatcaaaGTGGGTAGAAGCAGATGTACTTTATGCTGCCACCACAAGAACTTTGTGCGAATTCCTAGAGGAGAAGTTTATAACATTTGGTTATCCGGAAATTATCGTGTCGGATAATGGTAGTCAATTTACGTCAGAAGAGTTTCGAAATTATTGTCAAAGTCATGGAATAAAACATGTAACGTCTTCACCGTACCATCCGAAAACCAACGGACTAGCCGAACGATTTGTACGAACATTCAAGGAGCGCATGAAAGCCAGTGAATATGATGGTTTATCACAACGTCAGCGCTTGCGCACATTTCTATTTACATATCGAAACACACCACACTCCTTTACAGGGAAGGCACCATCTGAATTTTTGCTAGGTCGACGCCTGCGAACTTTATTTGACAATCTGAAGCCTAATGTACGGCGAGAGATGCATTTTAaacatgtaaaacaaaatcttcaagCAGAGCAGTCTAACAGAGAGTTCCAACCAGCACAACCAGTATTCGTAAAGACAGACATCGAGAAAATGTGGGAACCAGCCAACATAGTCGAAAGAACAAATCGATATTCCTACCGTGTTCGAACAAAAGACGGTGTAGAAAGAAGACGACATGCAGATCATATCCGAGAACGGAGGGTAATACCACCATCAATCGACTTCCGGGATGTTTTAGATtttaagcgaaacagtttccatTACCAATCTGCAAGCCCGACAGCAAATGATGAACAGGAACATCAGCAGTCTATGCAGCCCGCTATACCGTCGCATGAAAACGGAAACATGAGTGAACAAGGACAACACACCGAAGCACAACAAATTGAACATCCAGTACGGCGAAGCCAACGGCTAAGAAATCGACCCAAGAGACTAGGCGAAGAGATGTAA